One Dehalococcoidales bacterium genomic window carries:
- a CDS encoding PaaI family thioesterase, whose product MSNDKENKKEEISLLIDKVKNEPITSFLKSEILEISEGYAKVSLLMRPEFENFHGIIFGGIIMSLADQAFGSAANSMSYPSVASNLNVYFISAAHTGDTLTAEGKVIRSGKRAGFTEVTVVNQDNKLIARATGITIPIKKNE is encoded by the coding sequence ATGTCCAATGATAAGGAAAATAAAAAAGAAGAAATCTCCTTATTAATTGATAAAGTTAAAAATGAACCGATAACTTCTTTCCTAAAATCCGAAATACTCGAAATCTCCGAGGGTTACGCTAAAGTTTCTTTACTTATGCGCCCCGAATTTGAAAATTTTCACGGTATAATCTTTGGCGGAATTATAATGTCACTGGCAGACCAAGCCTTTGGCTCCGCCGCCAATTCAATGTCTTACCCAAGCGTTGCCTCAAACTTAAACGTTTATTTTATTTCCGCGGCTCACACCGGCGATACGCTAACGGCGGAGGGGAAAGTAATAAGAAGCGGTAAAAGGGCAGGGTTTACCGAGGTAACCGTTGTAAATCAAGATAATAAGCTGATTGCCAGAGCTACCGGTATTACCATTCCGATTAAAAAGAACGAATAG
- a CDS encoding DUF6125 family protein — MLKLTDKQIIEFFKRSYTSVDGLWFMKAEEKYDFDSALELDLNVWKIMPKIQARMLKPLADAGSPLKNLLLCLTTKLSIEDFVFEVEDNTDAGNFAIAITKCPWFNLMIKSQREHLAGKVGTVICGSEYQVWAEEFDKGISFAIESKMCDGAKHCVFRFNI, encoded by the coding sequence ATGTTAAAACTAACCGATAAACAAATAATCGAGTTTTTCAAAAGAAGCTACACGTCCGTAGACGGATTATGGTTTATGAAAGCCGAAGAAAAATATGATTTCGATTCGGCCCTTGAATTGGATTTAAATGTTTGGAAAATCATGCCCAAAATTCAAGCTCGAATGCTAAAACCGCTTGCCGATGCCGGTAGCCCGCTAAAAAACCTTTTATTATGTTTAACAACTAAATTAAGCATTGAAGATTTCGTCTTTGAAGTTGAAGATAATACCGATGCAGGCAATTTTGCAATTGCTATCACAAAATGTCCATGGTTCAACTTAATGATTAAATCGCAAAGGGAACATCTTGCGGGAAAAGTCGGAACGGTGATATGCGGCAGCGAATATCAGGTATGGGCCGAGGAGTTTGATAAAGGCATTTCTTTTGCGATTGAGAGTAAAATGTGTGACGGAGCCAAACATTGTGTCTTTCGTTTTAATATCTAG